Part of the Deltaproteobacteria bacterium genome, GCCGCGCACGGTGGCGATCGCGTCCAACCTCGCCGGCACCGGCGCCCATGCGCTGGCGTCAGGATTGTCAGCGGTGGCGAGCAAAGTCACGACGATGTCGGCCAAGGTGCAGCCGTATAATGGGCCAAATGCCTGGATGCCGTTGTTGGAGGAGGGCGAGGTCGAGTTCGGCATCATCAATATTCTCGACTCCAACATGGCGGCCACCGGCACGGGCAATTACAAAAAAGCCTATCCAACTATTCGCATCGTCGCCGGCGGCGTGTTTCCCTTTACCGGCAGTATCATGGTGCGCGATAAGTCGGAGATTAAGACGGGCGCCGACTTGAAGGGCAAGCGCATGGCCTGGGATTTTGGCGGCCACGCGATCACCCAGACCTGGCAGAACGCGGCGATGGAAGTCCTGGGGATCAAAGCAAGCGATGTCACACAAGTGCGATTCTCCAACTTGAACGACGCGATCCGCGGCGTGCCGGAGGGGAAAATCGATGCGACCTTCGCTGCCATCGGCATCGGCATCAACGAAGAGGCCAATGCCATGGAGCCAATCCGCTTTCTCAATTTGCCCGACAATGCGGCGTCCAGCAAAATTCTCGCCAAGTATGGCGCGTCCATCGTCAAGCAGGACCCCACCGCCGGCATTCGCAGCGACACCCGGGTGATCGGCTATCCGCTGCATTTGGCGAGCTCGACCAAAGTGAGTGACAAGACCGTGGCGACGTTGCTCAAGGCGTGGTGGGATAACTTAGGCGAACTGCAGACGATCCACCCGCAATTTAAAAAATGGACCAAGGACGTCCAGGCGATTACCAATTTCACCGTGCCCTATCACAACGGCGCGGTGAAATTTTACAAAGAAGTGGGCGTATGGGGCGCCAAGCATGACGCGCGTACTAAAGAGATCTGTAGCTAACGGACCCTCTGGATTCGTCGCCTAACCTCGACGAGGAGAATCTCGTGGAAATCGAAGAAAGCGTACGCGGACGTGAGTTGAGCGGCTTTGTCGGCGCGCTAGGAAAGCTTTTTCTCATCGCCATCCCACTGGCCGGGATATTTTTTTTGCTCAACATTCCGCAAATGATCGGCTGGTTGGTTTTCAACGAGCAGTACATGGGGTTGTTTCTCGGTCTCGGGTTATCCGGGACCTACATATTGATTCCGGTTAAGCCCAACGTCGGCCGCAATCATGTTCCTTGGTACGATGTCATCGCCTCGCTGGCCGGTCTCGCTGTCGGTCTTTACGTATTTATTTTCTATCCCTCCATCGTCAATTCCCTCGGCGAGATCGCTACCGAGCGGGTGATTCTTGGTTGCGTCACGATCCTCTTGCTCGCCGAAGCATCGCGCCGCCTGGTGGGCTGGCCGCTGGTGATCATTGCCAGCTGCTTTCTGCTCTACGCTTATTTCGCCTATATCTTTCCCGGCGACTTCTACGGCAAGGGTTGGTCGATCAATCGATTGGCGACTTATCTTTATCTCGACGCCAACGGGATTTTCGGCCAGGCGCTGCAAGTGGGCGTCAGCATCGTCATCGTTTTCGTCATCTTCGGCGAAGTGCTTTACGTCGTCGGCGGCGCCGAGTTTCTGAGCGATTTTTCTCTGAGCTTGATGGGGCGCTATCGCGGCGGTCAAGCGAAGATCGCCATCGTGTCGTCTAGCTTGTTCGGCAACATCAGCGGCAGTGCGGTGGCCAATGTCGTGGTCGACGGCGCGTTCACCATCCCGATGATGAAGAAGGCGGGTTATCCGGCGCCACAGGCGGCGGCCATCGAAGCGACCGCTTCCACCGGCGGTCAGATCATGCCGCCGGTGATGGGCGCCGCGGCATTTTTGATCGCCGAATATTTGCAAATTCCCTATGCTCAAGTTGCCCTCGCCGCCACGGTACCCGCGTTGCTCTACTATGTCGCGTTGTTCATCCAGGTCGATCTGTTGGCGGCGCGCAATGGCATCCACGGTCTGCCGCGCGAAGAAGTGCCGCACTTATTGCCCGTGCTCAAGCGCTCGGCGAGTTTCGTCGTGCCGCTGGCGGTTTTGATCCTGTGGATGTTCATTCTCAATCGCCGGCCGGAAGAGTCCGGTTTGCTGGCGGCTTTGGCGGCGCTCATCGTCGGCTTGCTCACACCGGGAGTAAAAATCGGTTGGAGTGGGCTTATCCGTATCCTTACCAACGCCGGCCGAGGCATGCTTGAGATCGTCGCGATCACCGGACTCGCCGGCGTGGTCATCGGCGTGTTGCAACTCACCGGTTTGGGTTTCACCCTGACTCTGACGCTGCTCAATATCGGCCAGAGCAACGCGCTTCTGCTGCTGGTTCTCACCGCCATCGTCAGCATCATTCTCGGCATGGGCATGCCGACCACGGCTGTTTATGTTTTACTCGCCGTGTTAGTGGCGCCGGGTCTCGCCAAGCTCGGCATCGTGCCCATCGCAGCGCATCTGTTCATTTTTTATTTCGGCATGCTCAGCATGGTGACGCCGCCGGTGTGCATGGCGAGCTACGCCGCCGCCTCCATCGGTAAGACCGATCCGGTGCAGACCGGTTGGGAAGCGATGAAGCTGTGCAGTATCGCTTACGTGGTGCCGTTCTTGTTTGTGTTTTCACCGTCCTTACTGCTGATCGGCCATTGGTACGAAGTCGTGCTGTCGGTGATCACGGCCATCGTCGGCTCGATCTTGTTGGGCGTCGCTATCGTCGGTTATCTGTTTCGTCCGGTCGGCGGTTGGAAGCGGCTGCTGTTCGGCATCTCGGCGGTTGGACTCTTGATACCGGTGATTCATAGCGGTCCCTACGCGACGCTCACCTGGCTGTCCAACGGTGGCGGATTTGCCCTGGCGGTTCTACTTGTCAGCGTCGAGTGGCTCGCGCGTGCGAACGGCAGAGTGGTGGCCGGGAGCGAAACCGCCAAAGCGTCGTAAATCAGCCGTGCGGCTTGGGTTACTTCATGCCATCGCATATCGGCGCGAATTGGTCTAAATCGAGCGCGGATTCGGTTTTGCCAACCGCCTTGAATTCACTGCCGAGGACGGTTGGGTCTTCATTCGCTTCACGAAGAAAGCCGACGATCATTTGTCCTGGTTTCGGTTGCTCTTCAAGCTTGACGATGTAGCGAAAATTACCGCGCAAGCGCGCCAGCTGGCGGATACTGCAAAGTAGAAAGAATGACGATCCCACCGAAGAACCGATCGCTTTGATGTCGATCTGAAGCACCGACGAGCGCGGTCGCCGGTCGATTTCCTTGACGACGATGTCCATCTTTCCTTCGCCAAAGCGCTTGGAGTCGGATTCGAAAAGTTGCGCCTGTGCCGGCGCGGCAAAAAGTAATATCAGAATTAAGCTGGCGATGTTTCGGCGCATGTCGATCCTTTCGCCGTCACTGCACAACGATGACTTCACCGGCGTTTATCGCGAGGGCGCGGATGCTCGCCGGCAGTTCGAAGGGCTTTTCCAAATTGAAGCCGTCGGGATTGTTGCGGCTGCGCGTGTGGTTGGCGAGCAAGTCGAGAACCATGGCGCGCGGCAGTGGGATGCCATTGGCTTTGGCGGATTGCAGTTTGAACGTCCCTTGGCCGTCTTTGGCGGTAAGCTCACCGCGGATGAGCACGGGAATCTTGCTGCCAAAAAACATCAGCGGCCCGCTTGG contains:
- a CDS encoding TAXI family TRAP transporter solute-binding subunit, giving the protein MAREKYFRLTSVSMALAFLLAPVGGLHGIAAAKLDCSPTSNTSIALPRTVAIASNLAGTGAHALASGLSAVASKVTTMSAKVQPYNGPNAWMPLLEEGEVEFGIINILDSNMAATGTGNYKKAYPTIRIVAGGVFPFTGSIMVRDKSEIKTGADLKGKRMAWDFGGHAITQTWQNAAMEVLGIKASDVTQVRFSNLNDAIRGVPEGKIDATFAAIGIGINEEANAMEPIRFLNLPDNAASSKILAKYGASIVKQDPTAGIRSDTRVIGYPLHLASSTKVSDKTVATLLKAWWDNLGELQTIHPQFKKWTKDVQAITNFTVPYHNGAVKFYKEVGVWGAKHDARTKEICS
- a CDS encoding TRAP transporter fused permease subunit, which gives rise to MEIEESVRGRELSGFVGALGKLFLIAIPLAGIFFLLNIPQMIGWLVFNEQYMGLFLGLGLSGTYILIPVKPNVGRNHVPWYDVIASLAGLAVGLYVFIFYPSIVNSLGEIATERVILGCVTILLLAEASRRLVGWPLVIIASCFLLYAYFAYIFPGDFYGKGWSINRLATYLYLDANGIFGQALQVGVSIVIVFVIFGEVLYVVGGAEFLSDFSLSLMGRYRGGQAKIAIVSSSLFGNISGSAVANVVVDGAFTIPMMKKAGYPAPQAAAIEATASTGGQIMPPVMGAAAFLIAEYLQIPYAQVALAATVPALLYYVALFIQVDLLAARNGIHGLPREEVPHLLPVLKRSASFVVPLAVLILWMFILNRRPEESGLLAALAALIVGLLTPGVKIGWSGLIRILTNAGRGMLEIVAITGLAGVVIGVLQLTGLGFTLTLTLLNIGQSNALLLLVLTAIVSIILGMGMPTTAVYVLLAVLVAPGLAKLGIVPIAAHLFIFYFGMLSMVTPPVCMASYAAASIGKTDPVQTGWEAMKLCSIAYVVPFLFVFSPSLLLIGHWYEVVLSVITAIVGSILLGVAIVGYLFRPVGGWKRLLFGISAVGLLIPVIHSGPYATLTWLSNGGGFALAVLLVSVEWLARANGRVVAGSETAKAS